The genomic region ATTAGTCCAAGTGCTAAGTGATTTTCAATATTAAGATTAGTTTTCAtctcaaaaatatcaaatttcatttgcataatctctaaaaccacaaaaacaaacataaatctaaattactcgattcttctttctaaaatgacttcaaattgttgcataaaataacattaatttatccTAAGTGTCTTTAGCCTTGTAACAGTACACATCTATTCATACTTAAGATCCacagttgtaaaaaaacaatccaactttagaaaaaaacaacatcagaGCTGAAAAATGGATTGGGAGATGCTagaatgattttaatttaataatacaatcTAAGAAAGCTTTGTCCTCTGATTGgaaaaatatacttataaagGCAATCTGTAAAACTCTTTGCCAggaacaaaaaacacaaaagaaaggAGACTGCTGTGCCTGTAGCATTTGTAGATGCTTCCTACCTTTAGATTCATGCTGAATAGAGCAAATATCACATTTCACACATGAGAGGAAATTCAGGATTtcttataaaattagaaatagaaaaacattaaaatatgaattattagcaaCAATTTTATGCTACACAAATTGGTACAACATGAACAAAACTAgtttaaatatgaaaactattAACCCAACAAGTCAAATACCCTTTAAACTTATTCATTGCATTTAATTAAAAGGAATGCTTACAACTATCAATTCTGCTTTGTGAACTTATTCCTTTCTCTTGGGAAGATAGTTCTCTAGAAAGATTCTGCTCTCTCTCTTGAGTCTGTTCTCGTAGTTTTCTACTCCCTCTCTCTCTGCTTCTCTTTCTTTTCTCCCATGCTCCTTTGCCCATTCTCTTTCCTTCCTTCTCTCTGTGTGATCCCTTACTGCTAGTTCTCTTGTTTTCCCTTTCAACTTTTCTCGTTCCTCATGCGCCTCGAATTGCTCCAAGTCTTTATGCACAGGAGATACTGGTCTTCTGTCATACGGGCGAGAATTAGGCCAACTCTGTCTGTTTCTTTCTGGTGACAATTGGTGATGAGATCGACCAAAAGTTGATGACTGTCTTctgttataaaactgttgttgttcTGAAGGAGGATATCTACGCTTGTGGTGATGAATCTCtaacaaaacatttgataaattCGACATTAATAAAACCCAGAATACTAGATGGgaaacattaatacagtaatacCATAAAGATAGATTTAAGCATTAAATGATAGAGGGTGTTACAGTTatcaatgaagaaataaataaaactgctttTCCAGCACAGCTAAAATTACCTTCTTCTTCTTGAAAAAGAACTAGATCGACCTTTTCTTCCAGGATCTGAAGAATAAGACTGTGAACGAGAAGATGAAGATGATGATCTTCTTCTTCTTCTGGGTTTATCCTAAAATATGAACCAAAGTCATAACAATACTTAAACCTCAACATAATTTCTGTCTTTTCAAATTCTTATATGATCTTGTACACCTGAACTAAAGTACTTAGTGATAAGAAAATTGAAGAGCATTACGTCACTGAAAATCTTCAGAGGCCACCATAAGctatataaactaatatatacatataatgtgatATTAAAATCTGTTAAATATTAACTAGTACATATATGACAagtgtaatacaaaattaaagtatCTTCCCTATTTTAATGTAAGTTTCATAACCAATTTTTGATAAATAGAACTCAAATACATCTAAACTTTTGATTCTCAATCAATCCATGAATGCTCAAGTCAAATTCATTTTGCTTACAAGTACATTTAAAGCAAAAAAGATAACTTTGTTGGTTTTAAACTCAATTGAATAAATAACTTAATACCAcacaagaataaaattataacgtTTCATATTCATCTTTTAGATTGAAATAAATCATTCAgacatacaaaaaaaatctaGTTAATTACACAGAAGTTTATCTTAAAAGATTCTTTTCTTGTCttatattttctattgtttttgaCTTTCACTTCATGTATTATCCCTTTGTAATTGTACAGATTACTTTATTTTAGTGATACAAGAtaagagaaatgtttttatgACTAACAGATTTCTGGAGTAAGTGagattaatttatatgtaatatactatagttataaataaataagttattgtaCTTAAGTATTTgaacacaatatatttaataatatattcaaaaaattGTTTGCCAATGTAGCCATTATTTACCATACTTGTTACACCTCAACATCCTTACCTAAAGTTTCGCCACAAAAAATACTTTAGTTTCTACACAGCcacaatataaaatcattttaggAAAGATAAGAATAAGCTATTTGGgaagtatttcaatattttctagaTATCTTCATTACCCTTAACTATATCCAACTTTAAAATTTCTAAGAGCACAAATAACATGCAGAGAACaccatgaaaatttaaattaaattctgtTAAAAAATTGCATCTCCTCTTTTGACAGTTACTGCCTCTCaggtttattttacttaaaagctGATAACCAGTCAAAGTTTTCAACATCCCTCTAGACAGTTCAATGAACATGTGTTTGGTCAATAATATTAGATTGGGAGAAATAAACATAACCTCAGGAACCAGTAAAAAAAGTTAAGAAGCATAAGAACTAGAAATGGCAGAAATGAAAGCTTGGCTTGAACACattttgtatatgtatttataaaatacccTCGACAcacattatacagggtgttcagaaagtcactgtgcagttttaaaagcagtgataacagcattcattcagtccatttcaagccagcaactgatagcagtgtttagaaacaaaataaggatccaagcctgtattgatgccaacagggctcactttcaacattgtttataattgtcattcatatttacctcctgtattctatattgaaatatgcctgttaataaatatacaagtgcacagtgactttccggaacaccctgtataatactaaaatattaactttgcagtatttttatgattaaattgCTAAAACAGAATTGGAACTATTTTTTCtagtaaaactttaaaactgtGGTCTCAAAGTGACCTAAACATCTGTTAGTTGGAGATTaagaaaaaagaagtaaaatcTGGAAGTCTGGAACAATGAGGGTCATTTTTCTTCATTAATTATATcactaaaacttaaaaacagattttaaacaaATGTGATACACTATTTTTCAGGAATCTGTTGTTTTgtccattaaaattaaaatacttttcactACAAAAATCTCACTACATCTATCTAATATTCGTGTTTACACATACAAACAGAATACCACTTCTTATGTCCACAGTTACAAAGCAACTGTATTGAAGGGCATAGTTTTCTAGAACTTAAGAGGTTTGCTATTGAAATTACTCACATCTTTTCTTTTGATATTATCATCAACTGATTTCCTGACTGCAGATTCATTTTCAGAACTACTTGACTCTTGATTTTCATGAGAACGATAGTGACGTTTGTTCTGTAGAGATCCTTTCTTTTGTTCAATTTCCACAGTAGGTAACTCTTTTTTCTTTCAATGGAGAAACCTAGTTTAAATACAAACATGATGTTACAGCTACAACTCTTACATTTATATTCACACATCCCACCTGTAAGTGAAAAGATACCTCTGAAAACAACTATTTAACATCTTGATGATGCTACATTCAAATAACCCCGGTATATAATAACTGTAATCTTATaccttttgtttcatttttttgtatttaatgaaatgaCAATTCTTTCTGGAGTGTGATTGATAGGCTGTGTAAATGATGGATGAATGACATGAAAATACTCACTTCTGCACACAATAATGTTttctatgttattttaaaaatatgagatGTGTTTTGCAAAGTTATGTTTCTCATCTGTTTTGCAACCTGTAAGCAATATTCCCAATATCttagattttaaaacttttgaactCCACAGACCCACTGAACTGGAGTAAATTCCTTATGAACTCAAACTAGTTATTGGCCTATATAGACATTACTCTGTAACTATGGTTTATACATTCTTTCACAGCTCCTTGTAGATCTCCCAGTTGAAAGTCTGTATTTAAACAGCAGCTTcaccataaaaataaattgttgtaaTGAGCACAatagaaatttagaaatattatatttaacaaaaaaccaGATAAGAGATCTGTtagttaaaatttaaactataGAATCTCACAGAGGAAGAGACTTTCACTAACCGTGCAAATTAATATTGTCACAGTTTGGTTACAATTATGCACTCAAATGTTTCTGCACTCCCACTACCTGTTTTCTTTGATACTACACTCCAAAACCCTTTTTTTTCTGGCTACATCAATTctgatatttctgtaaataataaattgcCGTTTGtatcctttaaaataaaataaatgaatgtaactctacataaaacataatacacaaataattagATTATTTTGACATATATCaatcacataaataaataataggttCTAACAATACATTTGCTTTAACTGTAAAACTGGTAACCAAACACAAATCTTGAGGAAACTTTAGATCAAGACATATGGTAGTGTGTTGTTCAGCCAAAACAACCTACACAACACATTGTGTGTTATTAATTGAGTGACAATTAAGcaatttttcatgttatataGCTTGGACTGTGGTAATTCAAACTATCACACATTTCCAAGGCAATACATCAAGAAATACgatataaaatctccaattttgattAGCTTCCTTTTGTCTTCTTTGTAACTAAGGTACAGAAACTttgatagaaaaaatattaactttatgaattttttttcaaatttagttcACTACTAGATCTTTACAAACTTGATTTAAATGTAAATCACCTGTGtgaagttattcaacaaaatctGCTAAAATTTGACCCAATTTTTTGCACATGCTTATACAAAAGTCATTTAAGCTATCCATCTAAAATCTGTACCACAGCTTTACCTAAGTTAATAGTGAagcatttttagtttttttatccTTCAGATTAAAAACAGCTGGCTTAGAGTATTAAAACTACAGGGAGAAAACATGTATAGATACATACGCAGTTTCTAGCTAGGCCACATTGTTTTAACCAATATCATGTCCCAAGTTGAAAAAAGTTCTAATCAATGAATGtttgctataaaatatttatcaatgcTATAAACGTAGCTACCACCATGACCTATAATtctgatttcattcctttaagtaaCAAACTCAATCCTTTTATTGCtgcttatttttttaaagaccatCTACTTCAATAGTTTtgagagataaaaacaaaatagtttaagGGAAAAATTTGTTTGGCAATAAAAAAGGTATTCACATTGGAAAATGATTTTCAACATGTACAACTGCACAGATTTTTTGTTTGCTTACACCACGCACATCACaattcaatgttttaaataaactaagttttaattcctttattttaaaagaaatcttaaaaaaaataatgtaaacttcAGTTTTGTTCCCAGATCTAAACTTTTTGTCTTTGTTACTTAAACAATAGTACATGTATGCCTAGTCTGAATTCTACTCCTACAGAGGTATTTGCTAGTTCAAGTTTCATAACGCTAATTTTGATCAATTCAGAACACTAGAAATAAATATTACCATTCCTTGACAGTAGACATACCCACATTTTAAACTTAGATTTGAGAGTTGCATGTATTTATTTCATACACTTATTTATaaccaaaaagaaaattaattttaactacaATCTCTCAACAGTTATTCTAAAACTGGTGTGCAAAATTCTTAAGTGCTTCAAGTCACTCTTAGTATTGTTGCAATTTTGCCCTTGTCAATACCTAGCATTCTTTGTAACCTTGATACATATTAGTTTGatagttaaattgtatttaggttttacttttatattttagctaattatatattatctgttacaaaattcatatttgaaatgTTCAATAATTTTTGAAGTATAACCCCAACTTTGCCTCACTCTGCAAGCACACAAACATTTTGCCAAAGGCTAAAGTATCTCTGCTGATGAGTTATATAACCCTGGCACCTGTTGACCACTGAGATGAATAACAAAAGAGTAATtgacaagtgtaaaaaaaatatcagtGAAAAGTGTAATGATGTGAAATTATGCATGTAATAcaaagatattttacaaatattttatggatAGTTGAAAGATATTTACATGTTTACAATTAAGGAATAGACATTTTATTGTATTGTGCATTAACGATAACTATAGTTATTGATATGgtatagaaaatgaaaaaatataatacctacattaaaaaaaactttggtaTTCATTAAgaaggttctagaggttatgcaaatgaaatttaaaactgtATGGCTCAGAAATATATCTGTACTTAACACAAAAATCACTTCACACTTAAACTATTCAGCATCTTAGTGCAAATAACGACAATAAATAATGAAGTGTCAGTCGAGAAAACAAAATTAGATgctttatttttctgaaattgCATGCCTTAAGAATAGTTCCTGTCAAGCTTCAAACAATTTAATTCACTAACTTTACTTTTGAGTGAAATATGATGAGAGTTATATTACATCACCACAATGTAAAGACCTGGTAACCAAAGGATTAATAAATTTCTGTAGCTGCTTTATTatctaaacatttaatttaaaaagcaATAAGTAAAATgctaataaagtttttttagtaCTTTTTGTTTGCTATTTTTGTCCTTTTCTATGTAAATAGATCTCTTATTTTTCATGCCAGCTTTATCAGATGAACAAGACGATGACCTCGATGATGACGATGTTGAAGACGACTAAGGAATGACTGACT from Tachypleus tridentatus isolate NWPU-2018 chromosome 1, ASM421037v1, whole genome shotgun sequence harbors:
- the LOC143240673 gene encoding uncharacterized protein LOC143240673 — translated: MKIKSQVVLKMNLQSGNQLMIISKEKMINPEEEEDHHLHLLVHSLILQILEEKVDLVLFQEEEEIHHHKRRYPPSEQQQFYNRRQSSTFGRSHHQLSPERNRQSWPNSRPYDRRPVSPVHKDLEQFEAHEEREKLKGKTRELAVRDHTERRKEREWAKEHGRKEREAEREGVENYENRLKRESRIFLENYLPKRKE